In the genome of Oncorhynchus clarkii lewisi isolate Uvic-CL-2024 chromosome 4, UVic_Ocla_1.0, whole genome shotgun sequence, one region contains:
- the LOC139407193 gene encoding CSC1-like protein 1 has product MSTWWGLVKNGSAHHVDNSSCFSSTESTVLKGNNFGGVPVVLLLDFSFFLALLILFSVIRRKLWDYGRLALISDREGFSETSHRRYGRMSSCVSNVEEPEHELGCCSWLPYIIRMDEEMVKARCGIDAVHYLSFQRHLITLLVLVTIISVTVILPVNLSGNLLGNDPYNFGRTTVGNLQKDNNLLWIHTVFAVIYLILTVLLLRRHTSQMKGMGRGLTRNTLFASSIPKEASEEDIRTHFTEAYPTCRVCEVHLTYDVAQLMHLDKERKRAEKNLHYYERVLQRGGQREVINPRLCGHLCCCRTRNCQEVDAIEYFRGQAAGLLEEVRTQRELVPQHPLGMVFVTLQSEAMATYILKDFNALDCGNGDSAVRCGCGREPQPSSCSATLKVRNWRVDYAPHPRNVYWDNLSVQGFRWWVRCLLLNFFLFFLLTFLTTPSIIISTMDKFNVTKPIYYLNSAVVSQFFPTLLLWSFSALLPTIVYYSTLGECHWNRSREQLIMMHKLYIFLLFMVLILPSLGLTSLAVFFRWLFDKEFLADGKLRFECVFLPDQGAFFVNYVITAGLVGSGMELLRLPGLLLYTIRMALARSAAERKYVKQNQAYEFEYGAMYGWTLCVFTVIMAYSITCPVIVPFGLLYLMLKHLVDKHNLYFAYLPARLDRQVHLGAVNQALAAPIICLIWLYFFSVLRTGFMADTSLFTLVVLCVTVCICISYTCFGHFKYLSPHNYKLKEDEDPLDGLADSNMVYLPRVLRTESPESPATSPDGCKTPQSYGTTDSSPSCQSPVDDELLMNP; this is encoded by the exons ATGTCCACTTGGTGGGGGCTGGTGAAAAATGGCAGTGCACATCATGTGGACAATAGCAGTTGTTTCAGCTCCACAGAAAGCACCGTCCTCAAGGGAAACAACTTTGGAGGGGTGCCTGTTGTACTGCTGCTGGACTTCAGCTtcttcttg GCGTTGCTGATCCTCTTCTCCGTCATCAGGAGGAAGCTGTGGGACTATGGCCGCCTGGCACTGATCTCTGACAGGGAAGG GTTCAGTGAGACATCACACCGCCGCTATGGGAGAATGTCGTCCTGTGTGTCCAACGTGGAGGAGCCGGAGCACGAATTG GGATGCTGCTCCTGGCTCCCCTACATCATCAGAATGGA TGAGGAGATGGTGAAGGCGCGTTGTGGGATCGACGCTGTCCACTACCTGTCCTTCCAGCGTCACCTGATCACCCTCCTGGTGCTGGTTACCATCATCTCCGTGACTGTCATCTTGCCTGTCAACCTGTCTGGTAACCTGCTAG GAAATGACCCGTACAACTTCGGAAGGACTACTGTGGGTAATCTTCAGAAGGA TAATAACCTGCTGTGGATACACACAGTGTTTGCAGTCATCTACCTGATCTTGACAGTGTTACTGCTTAGGCGACACACCTCCCAGATGAAGGGCATGGGCAGAGGGCTG ACCAGAAACACACTGTTTGCGTCTTCCATCCCCAAAGAAGCCAGTGAAGAGGACATCAGGACCCACTTTAC TGAGGCCTACCCTACCTGCCGTGTGTGTGAAGTGCACTTGACATATGATGTGGCCCAGCTGATGCACCTGGACAAGGAAAG GAAGCGAGCAGAGAAGAACCTGCACTACTACGAGCGGGTACTTCAGCGAGGGGGCCAGAGGGAGGTGATCAACCCCCGTCTATGTGGTCACCTCTGCTGCTGCCGCACCCGCAACTGTCAGGAG GTAGATGCCATAGAGTACTTCCGTGGTCAAGCGGCAGGTCTGTTGGAGGAGGTGAGGACGCAGAGAGAGCTTGTGCCACAGCACCCCCTAGGGATGGTCTTCGTCACTCTGCAGTCTGAGGCAATGGCCACATA CATTCTGAAGGACTTCAACGCCCTGGACTGTGGAAATGGGGACAGTGCAGTGAGGTGTGGGTGTGGCCGAGAGCCCCAGCCTTCGTCTTGTAGCGCGACTCTGAAAGTGAGGAACTGGAGGGTTGACTATGCCCCTCATCCCAGAAATGTGTACTG ggaCAACCTTTCAGTGCAGGGCTTCCGCTGGTGGGTCCGATGCCTGCTGCTcaacttcttcctcttcttcctcctcaccttcctcaccactccctccatcatcatcagcaccatggacaagtTCAACGTCACCAAGCCCATCTACTACCTCAAC agtgcTGTGGTCAGTCAGTTTTTCCCCACTCTGCTTCTGTGGTCCTTCTCTGCCCTGCTGCCCACCATAGTGTACTACTCAACTCTGGGAGAGTGCCACTGGAACAG GTCCAGAGAGCAGTTGATTATGATGCACAAGCTGTACATCTTCCTCCTGTTCATGGTTCTGATCCTGCCCTCTCTTGGACTCACCAG TCTGGCTGTGTTCTTCCGCTGGCTGTTTGACAAAGAGTTTCTGGCTGATGGGAAGCTAAGGTTTGA GTGTGTGTTCCTGCCTGACCAGGGGGCGTTCTTTGTGAATTATGTCATCACGGCGGGCCTGGTGGGCTCTGGGATGGAGTTGCTGCGGTTGCCAGGGTTACTGCTCTACACCATCCGCATGGCGCTGGCTCGCTCCGCCGCAGAGAGGAAGTATGTCAAACAG AACCAAGCGTATGAGTTTGAGTACGGAGCCATGTACGGGTGGACCCTGTGTGTGTTCACTGTCATCATGGCTTACAGCATCACCTGCCCTGTCATAGTGCCTTTCG GTCTGCTGTACCTGATGCTGAAGCATCTAGTGGACAAACACAACCTGTACTTTGCCTACTTGCCCGCCCGCCTGGACAGACAGGTGCACCTGGGAGCTGTCAATCAAGCCCTGGCTGCACCCATCATCTGCCTCATCTGGCTCTATTTCTTCTCCGTCCTCCGGACAG GGTTCATGGCAGACACATCTCTCTTCACTCTGGTGGTCCTGTGTGTAACTGTCTGCATCTGCATCAGCTACACCTGCTTCGGACACTTCAAGTACCTCAGCCCTCACAACTACAAG ttgaaggaggatgaggatccCTTGGATGGATTGGCGGACAGCAACATG GTCTACCTTCCAAGGGTGCTTAGAACCGAGTCCCCTGAGTCCCCCGCCACATCACCAGATGGGTGTAAAACCCCCCAGTCATATGGGACGACAGACAGCAGCCCATCCTGTCAGAGCCCAGTAGATGATGAACTGTTGATGAACCCCTGA
- the LOC139407192 gene encoding uncharacterized protein isoform X1 yields the protein MPQPSAPSIDGTCRTNTTTQMSCCSVSSSGLMEECCLVESLVSVPRSTARSPSVCRWLTEQVCSQITNQHYQRDTSQRSPSHSSTAI from the exons ATGCCACAGCCCAGTGCCCCATCTATCGATGGAACCTGCAGAACAAATACAACTACACA GATGTCCTGTTGCTCAGTCAGTTCATCAGGTCTGATGGAGGAATGCTGCCTCGTAGAGTCACTGGTCTCTGTGCCTAGGAGCACCGCAAGATCGCCATCTGTGTGCAGATGGCTCACAGAGCAG GTCTGCTCCCAGATCACAAACCAACACTACCAGAGGGACACATCCCAAAGAAGCCCAAGCCACAGCTCAACAG CTATCTGA
- the LOC139407191 gene encoding radial spoke head protein 9 homolog, producing MDSSTLYYSLDLVSGSGLTLSSEQKAFLQTSLVILKRNNKFNRVLFWGKILGIKGDYFIAQGVSEDEMTDKKSLYSFNCVDWHLLPPATEAMLAEVSATAKGRFVGDPSHEYEHTEIRRQGEGDEAVEEEVVVKVKEEKRLASTVHTIDKEVSVVPRGAFIKSPHGLVQTNRSFEGLSSLEAGKLSYFLHFTEPQKLKKKSILELADLNPSIDFLDPLSEDIPKGSWSLQFERGSTVCVIRSMLWLGLTSFHVPMTPQHGYIYMGDGLKNLDLPFML from the exons ATGGACTCCAGTACGTTATACTACTCCTTGGACCTCGTTTCTGGTAGCGGTTTAACTTTGAGCAGTGAGCAAAAAGCTTTCCTGCAGACTTCCCTGGTCATTCTGAAGAGGAACAACAAATTCAATCGTGTCCTGTTTTGGGGCAAGATTCTGGGCATAAAGGGTGACTATTTCATTGCTCAAGGGGTTTCAGAGGATGAGATGACGGATAAAAAGAGCCTTTACAG tttcaactgtgtGGACTGGCACTTGCTTCCCCCTGCCACTGAGGCAATGCTAGCGGAAGTTTCTGCTACAGCAAAGGGTCGCTTCGTGGGAGACCCCTCACATGAGTATGAGCACACCGAGATACGGCGGCAAGGGGAGGGGGACGAGGCTGTGGAGGAGGAAGTCGTG GTTAAggtgaaagaggagaagaggcTGGCCTCCACTGTCCACACCATTGATAAGGAGGTGTCTGTGGTCCCGCGCGGTGCCTTCATCAAGAGTCCCCATGGCCTGGTGCAGACCAATCGCAGCTTTGAGG GTCTGTCCTCATTGGAGGCAGGTAAACTCAGCTACTTCCTGCACTTCACTGAGCCGCAGAAACTGAAGAAGAAATCCATCCTGGAGCTggctgacctcaacccctccatTGATTTCCTGGATCCTTTGAGTGAGGATATCCCCAAAG GGTCGTGGAGCTTGCAGTTTGAGCGTGGCAGCACAGTGTGTGTGATCCGTAGCATGCTGTGGCTGGGCCTGACCTCCTTCCATGTACCCATGACCCCCCAGCACGGATACATCTACATGGGCGACGGACTGAAGAACCTGGACCTGCCCTTCATGCTTTAA
- the LOC139407192 gene encoding large ribosomal subunit protein mL66-like isoform X2, which produces MAHRAGLLPDHKPTLPEGHIPKKPKPQLNSYLTRWSIDSVKPIYRTGLKWCKNRNSVGHPALGNNVQYGKKILYLKH; this is translated from the exons ATGGCTCACAGAGCAG GTCTGCTCCCAGATCACAAACCAACACTACCAGAGGGACACATCCCAAAGAAGCCCAAGCCACAGCTCAACAG CTATCTGACTCGCTGGTCCATTGATTCAGTGAAGCCCATCTATAGGACagggctgaagtggtgtaaaaaCCGCAACTCTGTCGGCCACCCAGCTCTCGGAAACAACGTACAGTACGGCAAGAAAATCCTCTACCTGAAACATTGA